From Triticum aestivum cultivar Chinese Spring chromosome 4A, IWGSC CS RefSeq v2.1, whole genome shotgun sequence, a single genomic window includes:
- the LOC123088177 gene encoding succinate dehydrogenase subunit 5, mitochondrial yields the protein MASSARAAASAARSALRRAPLAASSSSSAAGVLRRSAAAGLETRMPLHSAASAARLGSCITRDGNNAFSWNSRRMFSSNEKHLPAISDPKIETAFKDLMAASWNELPGSLVEEAKKAVSMATDDKAGQEALENVFRAAEACEEFSGVLVTLRMALDDLCGLTGENVGPLPGYLEEAVKSAYSRYMTYLESFGPEEHYLRKKVESELGTKMIHLKMRCSGIGSEWGKITLIGTSGISGSYVEMRA from the exons atggCATCgtcggcccgcgccgccgcctccgccgcgagaTCGGCCCTCCGCCGGGCGCCCctcgccgcctcgtcctcctcttccGCCGCCGGAGTCCTCCGCAG gtcggcggcggcgggtctgGAGACGCGGATGCCCCTCCACAGCGCGGCGTCGGCGGCGCGCCTCGGATCCTGCATCACCCGAG ATGGCAACAATGCTTTCTCATGGAACTCCAGGCGCATGTTCAGTTCAAATGAGAAACATCTGCCTGCAATATCTGACCCGAAAATTGAGACTGCATTTAAGGATTTGATGGCTGCTAGCTGGAATGAGCTTCCAGGTTCTCTTGTGGAGGAAGCAAAGAAAGCAGTATCTATGGCTACTGATGATAAGGCTGGTCAAGAAGCTTTGGAAAATGTATTTCGTGCAGCTGAAGCATGTGAAGAGTTTAGTGGAGTTTTAGTTACCCTAAGAATGGCTCTTGATGATCTTTGTGGTCTAACGGGCGAG AATGTGGGCCCCTTGCCTGGTTACTTAGAAGAAGCTGTGAAATCCGCCTATAGCCGATACATGACATATCTGGAATCTTTTGGTCCTGAAGAGCACTATCTACGGAAAAAGGTGGAGAGCGAGTTGGGGACAAAAATGATTCACCTGAAAATGAGATGCAGTGGCATAGGGTCTGAGTGGGGAAAG ATCACCCTGATCGGCACCTCAGGTATCTCAGGGTCCTACGTTGAGATGAGGGCATGA
- the LOC100037526 gene encoding granule-bound starch synthase 1, chloroplastic/amyloplastic — MAALVTSQLATSGTVLGITDRFRRAGFQGVRPRSPADAPLGMRTTGASAAPKQQSRKAHRGTRRCLSMVVRATGSAGMNLVFVGAEMAPWSKTGGLGDVLGGLPPAMAANGHRVMVISPRYDQYKDAWDTSVVSEIKVADEYERVRYFHCYKRGVDRVFVDHPCFLEKVRGKTKEKIYGPDAGTDYEDNQLRFSLLCQAALEAPRILDLNNNPYFSGPYGEDVVFVCNDWHTGLLACYLKSNYQSSGIYRTAKVAFCIHNISYQGRFSFDDFAQLNLPDRFKSSFDFIDGYDKPVEGRKINWMKAGILQADKVLTVSPYYAEELISGEARGCELDNIMRLTGITGIVNGMDVSEWDPAKDKFLAANYDVTTALEGKALNKEALQAEVGLPVDRKVPLVAFIGRLEEQKGPDVMIAAIPEILKEEDVQIVLLGTGKKKFERLLKSVEEKFPSKVRAVVRFNAPLAHQMMAGADVLAVTSRFEPCGLIQLQGMRYGTPCACASTGGLVDTIMEGKTGFHMGHLSVDCNVVEPADVKKVVTTLKRAVKVVGTPAYHEMVKNCMIQDLSWKGPAKNWEDVLLELGVEGSEPGVIGEEIAPLAMENVAAP, encoded by the exons ATGGCGGCTCTGGTCACGTCGCAGCTCGCCACCTCCGGCACCGTCCTCGGCATCACCGACAGGTTCCGGCGTGCAGGTTTTCAGGGTGTGAGGCCCCGGAGCCCGGCAGATGCGCCGCTCGGCATGAGGACTACCGGAGCGAGCGCCGCCCCGAAGCAACAAAGCCGGAAAGCGCACCGCGGGACCCGGCGGTGCCTCTCCATGGTGGTGCGCGCCACGGGCAGCGCCGGCATGAACCTCGTGTTCGTCGGCGCCGAGATGGCGCCCTGGAGCAAGACCGGCGGCCTCGGCGACGTCCTCGGGGGCCTCCCCCCAGCCATGGCc GCCAACGGTCACCGGGTCATGGTCATCTCCCCGCGCTACGACCAGTACAAGGACGCCTGGGACACCAGCGTCGTCTCCGAG ATCAAGGTCGCGGACGAGTACGAGAGGGTGAGGTACTTCCACTGCTACAAGCGCGGGGTGGACCGCGTGTTCGTCGACCACCCGTGCTTCCTGGAGAAG GTCCGGGGCAAGACCAAGGAGAAGATCTACGGGCCCGATGCCGGCACGGACTACGAGGACAACCAGCTACGCTTCAGCCTGCTCTGCCAGGCAGCGCTTGAGGCACCCAGGATCCTCGACCTCAACAACAACCCATACTTCTCCGGACCCTACG GGGAAGACGTGGTGTTCGTGTGCAACGACTGGCACACGGGCCTTCTGGCCTGCTACCTCAAGAGCAACTACCAGTCCAGTGGCATCTATAGGACGGCCAAG GTAGCGTTCTGCATCCACAACATCTCGTATCAGGGCCGCTTCTCCTTCGACGACTTCGCGCAGCTCAACCTGCCCGACAGGTTCAAGTCGTCCTTCGACTTCATCGACGGCTACGACAAGCCGGTGGAGGGGCGCAAGATCAACTGGATGAAGGCCGGGATCCTGCAGGCCGACAAGGTGCTCACGGTGAGCCCCTACTACGCGGAGGAGCTCATCTCCGGCGAAGCCAGGGGCTGCGAGCTCGACAACATCATGCGCCTCACGGGCATCACCGGCATCGTCAACGGCATGGACGTCAGCGAGTGGGACCCCGCCAAGGACAAGTTCCTCGCCGCCAACTACGACGTCACCACC GCGTTGGAGGGGAAGGCGCTGAACAAGGAGGCGCTGCAGGCCGAGGTGGGGCTGCCGGTGGACCGGAAGGTGCCCCTGGTGGCCTTCATCGGCAGGCTGGAGGAGCAGAAGGGCCCCGACGTGATGATCGCCGCCATCCCGGAGATCTTGAAGGAGGAGGACGTCCAGATCGTTCTCCTG GGCACCGGGAAGAAGAAGTTTGAGCGGCTGCTCAAGAGCGTGGAGGAGAAGTTCCCGAGCAAGGTGAGGGCCGTGGTCAGGTTCAACGCGCCGCTGGCTCACCAGATGATGGCCGGCGCCGACGTGCTCGCCGTCACCAGCCGCTTCGAGCCCTGCGGCCTCATCCAGCTCCAGGGGATGCGCTACGGAACG CCGTGCGCGTGCGCGTCCACCGGCGGGCTCGTCGACACGATCATGGAGGGCAAGACCGGGTTCCACATGGGCCACCTCAGCGTCGAC TGCAACGTGGTGGAGCCGGCCGACGTGAAGAAGGTGGTGACCACCCTGAAGCGCGCCGTCAAGGTCGTCGGCACGCCAGCCTACCATGAGATGGTCAAGAACTGCATGATCCAGGATCTCTCCTGGAAG GGGCCAGCCAAGAACTGGGAGGACGTGCTTCTGGAACTGGGGGTCGAGGGGAGCGAGCCAGGGGTCATCGGCGAGGAGATTGCGCCGCTCGCCATGGAGAACGTCGCCGCTCCCTGA